The Streptomyces sp. NBC_00224 genome contains the following window.
TCATAAGAGTCTTGCTCCCCTGGAAATGGTGCTGAACTGGCCGCGTCTCAGATGGCGGCGAAGCGAGAATTGAGCAGACCTGGAGAGGTACTTGATCACTTCACCAACCGGCGGCACCCCGGGTGAAGTTCACGGCACAGCGCTTCCCCCGGCGCCCGCGACGGCGTTCGCCCCGGAGATCACCCACGCCGAGTGCCGCCAGTGCGGTACGCGTGTGGCCGGGCTCGACGGCCGGTACGCCTGCGGCGTCTGCGGGTGGACCAACGACTGGTCCGAGGGACACCGGCCGCTGCCGCGCGCCGAGGACGACCCCGACTTCCCGGGCCCCGGCGTCTCCCCCGAGAACCCGCTGGCCGACTGAGGCGGCCTGCGGTCCGGCGCGAGGGGGAAGCGGGGTGCCCGCGTGCGCCGTGCGCTTGAATGATCCCCACGACCTGGGAAGGAACAGAGCTGCGGTGCGTGTACTACAGGGCATCATGGGTGCCGTCATCGTCCTCGGGATCTTCTCCTCGGTGCTGCGCACCCTGGTGATACCCCGGCCGACGCGCTCCGGCTTCACCCAGGTCGTCCACGGTCTGGTCCGGCGGCCGTTCCAGCTGGTGGCCGACCGGCTGCCGGAGGCGGAGGCGAAGGACCGGATACTCGCCCCGGTGGCGCCGCTGGCCGTCGTGGTGACGCTGATGGGCTGGCTGGCGTGCTTCATGGTCGGCTACGCGCTCCTGGAGGCGGCCGTCAGCCGGCTGCCGTTCCAGGACGCGATGATCGAGTCCGGCTCCTCGCTCTTCACCCTCGGCTTCGCCGGCGGCACCCGCGTCACGCTCAACGTCATCGACTTCTGCGCCGCCGCCACCGGCCCCATCGTCATCGGCCTCCAGGTCGGCTATCTCCCCACCCTCTACGGTGCCTACCAGCGCCGCGAGACGGAGGTGACCCTCCTCCAGTCGCGCGCAGGCAGCCCGCCCTGGGGGCCGGAGATCCTCGCCCGCTACGCCCAGGTCGAGATGCTGCACAGCCTCACCGAGCTGTTCCGCAACTGGGAGCGGTGGAGCGCCGAGGTGAGCGAGAGTCACACCACCTACCCGGTCCTGATCCACTTCCGCTCCCCCAAGGCCAACCGCAACTGGCTGATCGCCCTGCTGGCCGTGCTGGACGCGGCGGCGCTGCGGCTCGCCTTCAACCCCTCCCAGCCCAAGGCCGAGGTCCGGCTCGCCCTGCGGGCCGGGTTCGTCTGTCTGCGCGACATCGCGGATCTGCGGGGCATTCCGTACGACCGCGACCCCCACCCCGACGACCCGCTCCGGCTCACCTACGAGGACTTCCTGCACGGCGTGGCGCGGATGGCCGACCAGGGCTATCCGATGGAGCGCACGCCCGAGGAGGCCTGGCCGCACTTCCGCGGCTGGCGGATCAACTACGAGCAACTGGCCTACTGGCTGGCCAGGGACATCGACGCCGTGCCCGCCCCGTGGTCCGGCCCGCGCCGCACCACGGTCGCCGTCCGCACACCGGTCACCCCGGTCGACCGCCGCCCCGTGGGCTGACCGGGGACCCGGCTCGCGGTGGACCGCGCACCTGCCGAAGGAGGCGTATGAACACCTCTCGTGTGAACGTCGCCGGGCCGCTGCACCGCGGTGCCGCGCGCCTCTTCCCGGGCGCAAGGGACCACCGTGACGTCCTGCCGCCGCTGCTCGACCTGCTCACCTTCGTCACCGGTCTGGTGGACGCCGTGAGTTATCTGGGGTTGCACGCCCGCCGCGCCGGCGCCGGCGCTGCTCCTGCTGGCTGCCGTCGCCCTGGCGGCCGGGTCCGCCGCCCGGCCCGCCCCGGCGTGAGCTGCTTCCGGGTCACGCCGACTGCTGGTGCCAGGCGTCCTGGAAGTTGCGGCGGGCTCGGTGCAGCCGGGAGCGGACGGTGCCGACGGGGAGGGCCAGCGTCGCGGCCATCTCCTCCTCGTTCATGCCGTAGACGGCGCGCAGCATGAGGACTTGGCGGTGCTGGTCGGGCAGCCGGTCCATGGCGTCGGAGATGTGGACGGTGTCCAGGGGGTTGCCGTCCAGGGCGCGGTCGGTGAGGTCGTCCGTGGGCCCCTGGCTCAGCCGTTTCGAGGTACGGACGGCCTCCCGTACGGTGACCGCGCGGACCCAGCCGTAGAAGGCCTCGGGTTCGCGCAGCCCCCGGATGCCGCGGAATATGGCGAGCATGGCCTCCTGGGCGGCGTCGGAGCTGTGGCTCTGGGCGATCGGCAGACAGAGCCGGCCGACGAAGGGCGCGATGTGCAGGAGGATGTCGTTCATGGCCCGGTCGTCCCCGGCCTGTGCGCGCGGCAGCAGGGCCGTGGTGACGGGGGCCTGCGCATCGTTCGTCGTGGTCACCGTGGGAGTACTCCTGGACTCGGTCTGCTCGAACAGGTGCGTGGCGGGTGCGGGCCGCGCCGGGCAGGCGTCGGCGGTGCGTCCCTCACGCGGGCACCGTCACCGTGTCCTCGGCGTCGTCGCGGTGGGCGGCGAACGCGAGCAGGTTGGTGTGCAGGGCGGCGCGCAGCTCGTCCACCTGCTCGTGGGTGAAGCACCCGGCGCTGTAGGGCAGTTCGATGCCGAGCCGACCGTCGAAGGAGACCACGCACGCCATCACGGGGCCGCGCCCGGCCTCGGGGAAGTAGTGCTCGCGGGCCGGGGCGAGGCGTACGTCGGTGACCTCCAGACCGTCCGGGGTCACCGGGCCCGAGACGCGGCCCATGTTGGTGACGATCACGCTGGTGGCGAGGAGCGCGGGGTGCTGCGGGACCTTCGGCAGCAGGTGCAGTTCCTGGAGGAAGTCGCCCCGCTCGATGGCCGCGTGCAGATTCTCGGTGACCTGGCGGGCCAGGGTCAGCGGGTCGGCGTCGTGCGCCACTTCGAGCACGTCCAGGCAGGAGGTGACGGCGGGCACCATCACTTCGCGGTCCAGCGGCGGCGTGAGCCGGGAGCGCAGGTCCACCGGGGAGAGACAGCCGAGGGTGCGCGCCCCGGGCTCGCCGCCGAGGCGGTGGCGGACGGCGGTCAGGGCGGCTGAGGCGATCAGGCCGTGCACGGACACGCCCTCGGCCTTGGCGAAGCGCAGCAACCGCGCGGTGTCGTCGGGCTCCAACAGCACGCGCTGTACGGCGAGTTCGGGCTGCCCGGGTTCACGCTCGGTGCCCACGGCCTCGTACGGCAGGCAGACGACGGGGGCCTGCCGGGTCCGCTCGACGCGGCGCGCGAGATACTCCTCGGCCTCCTGCGCGGAGACGGGCGGCAGCAGTTCGGAGATGGGGCTCGGCCACTGTTCGCCGTACTCCGCGGCGCCGTCGGGGAGTTCACCGGCAAGCGCGGTGTAGGCGTCCCACAGGGCGTTCTGGAGGGCGATGGCGCTGTGGCCGTCGGTGATGGTGTGGTCGACGCTGAGCATCACGGTGTGCTCGTCGCCGCCCCGCAGCAGCACGGCCCGCACCAGCGGACCGCCGACCGGCAGCGGGGTGTTGAACTCCTCGGTGAAGGAGTCGGGCCCGCCGTCGCGCACCAGCAGCCTCGGCAGTTCGTCCGCCGCCATCGGCTGGAGCACATGGGCCCCGTCCTCGACGGCGATCCGGCAGCGCAGCGAGGGGTGCTCGGCGACCTTGGCGGCGAACGCCGCGGCGAACAGCTCCTCGTCGAGGTCGCCGCGCACGGTGCAGGAGAGCACGGCACGGCTCCGCTGCGCCACGTAGATCGTTTCGACCGGGCATAACTTGCGCTGCATCCCCATTGCCTTTCAGTTTCCCTTACCCGGCACTGCGCCGGTCCGGCCGCGTCCTGCCCCATGCACACGCTCCGCCTTGCCGCGCGAGCGGCCCTTTTCGGGGTTCGCGCGTTGAGCCCTGGCCGTATTGGCCGATGCATGGATCCCGAATCGCGCTTCAGTGAAGCGGCAATTCCATTCTCCCGCAAGGGTTTCAAGGAGGCTTGTGCAGTGACCTATCCCTCAGACCCTCCGGCACGCGGCCCGCTTCCGCAGCCGGGGAATCCCCAGGGTGCCCCGAACGCCGACCGGAGCGCAGCCCTCTCCTTCGCCGCGCAACCGGATTTGGCTCAACATCGGCGCTCGGCCGACCCCGTGGATCGCTCGTATACAGCGCTTTCCCCAAGGGGGCACTTGCCAGCAGCACGATTTTTTAACAGGCCATGGCTTGTTCATTGACGCGAACTGAACTTCGAAAGCTGGCCAAATTCATGCGGCCGTGCACATGACACCTGACAGGGTGAACCCCGTAATCCAAGGGGTTTTGACCCTCCGTCGGGGACACGCCCGGGAGGATGATCCTCTTGACCCGCCGACTTACCCTCATGCAGGGTTGCTGTTCCGAGGAAGGCTGCGCCCCGTCACGGCACTGCCGGCTCTCACCAAAGTTCCGCCCCCGCAGCGGCATTTCGGCGATGCATTCCTCGCTTCCGTCCCCATGCAAATTCCGCTCACTCGGTGGGCGGATCGCACACGCCTGCCCAACGGCTTCCCAGCGAGGGCCCGCGGGTTCTTTCTGCGTGCCGAGAATTTCAAAGACGCCTAATGAGGGTTGGTGCCATGTCTGTCCAGGAGGACACCAGTAGCCCGCTGACCGGAGCCCAGCAGGGACTCTGGTTCGCCCAGCGGCTCGACCCCGCGAACGCCGCCTACAACACCGCCGAGTACGTGGAGATCCACGGGCCCGTGGACACCGCGCTGTTCGAGACCGCGCTGCGCCGCACCGTCGGCGAGGCGCAGACCTTCGCGCTGCGGTTCACCGACACCGCCGACGGCCCCCGCTCCGCGCCGGCCGCGGGTGACGACTGGCCGCTGCGACTGGTGGACGTCAGCGGCGAGGCGGACCCGCGCGCGGCGGCCGAGGCATGGATACGCGCCGACATGGCGACGGCGGCCGACCTCTCCGAGGGGCCGCTGTTCACCCACGCCCTCTTCACCGTGGCCCCCGACCGCTTCTTCTGGTTCCTGCGGGCCCACCACATCCTCCTCGACGGCTACAGCTACAAGCTGGTCGCCCGGCGCCTGTCCGAGGTCTACGCGGCGCTCGCGGCCGGCCGCGAGGTGCCCGAGAGCACCTTCGCCCCGGTGAGCCGACTGCTCGACGAGGAGACGGCCTACCGGGCCTCGGACCGCTTCGTACGCGACCGCGCCTACTGGACCGGCCGGTTCGCCGACTCCCCCGGCGCCACCGGACTCACCGAGGCCGTCGCACCGCCCGCCGCCTCCTTCCTGCGCCGGACGTCCCTGCTCTCCGCGGCCGACACCGAGCGGCTGTCCACCGCGGCCGCGCGCCTGGGCGGAGCGCGCAACGACCTCGTCGTCGCGGCCGTCGCCGCCTATCTGCACCGGGTCACCGCACAGCACGACATCGTGCTCGGTCTGCCCACCATGAGCCGGCTCGGCTCCACCGCCCTGCGCACGCCCGGCACCGCGTCCAACATCCTGCCGCTGCGCCTCGCCGTCACCCCCGCCACCACGGCCGGTGAGCTGGTCGGGGCCGTCGCCGCGGAGTTACGCGACGTCCGCAGGCACCAGCAGTACCGGGCCGAGGACCTGCGCCGCGACCTCAAACTCATCGGCGGGGCACGGCGGTTGTACGGGCCGGTCGTCAACCTCGTCCCGTTCGACGAGGAGCCGCCCTTCGGCGGCCACCGCACCACCTCGCACCACCTGTCCGGCGGCGCCGTCGAGGACCTCCAGATCAGCGTGCGGCCCGGCGCGGGCGGCGAAGGGCTGTGGATCGCCTTCGACGCCAACCCGGCCCTGTACACCGAGGCCGAACTGGAGGACCACCAGCAGCGGTTGCTGCTCCTGCTCGACCAGCTCGCCGAGGCCGACGCCACCCTGCCGCTCGCCCGCACGAGCCTGCTGCACCCCGGCGAGACACCGTCGTACGCCCCCGCCGAGGCCGCGCGCACCGCGCCCGACGCCGTCCTGCCCACCCGTTTCGAGGCCCAGGCCGCCCGCACCCCGCACGCCGTCGCCGTCACGTACGAGGGCGCCTCGCTGACCTACGCGGAGCTCAACGCCCGCGCCAACCGGATCGCCCGACTGCTGGTCGAGCGCGGCGCGGGACCGGGCAGGGTGGTTGCCCTGGCGCTGCCCCGCTCACTGGAGCTCGTCGTCTCCCTGCTCGCCGTGGTCAAGTCCGGCGCCGCGTATCTGCCGCTGGACCCCGGCTACCCGGCCGAGCGCATCCGCGCGGTGGCCGCCGACGCCTCGCCCGCGCTGCTCGTCACCGACGCGGCCACCGCTGCGACGCTTCCCGAGACCGGCGCCGCCGCCGTGGCCGTCGGGGACCCGGCCGTCGAGCGCGACCTGGCCGCGCGCCCGGACACCGACCTCACCGACGCCGACCGCCCCGCGCCGCTCACCCCGGGCGACCCCGCGTACATCATCCACACCTCGGGCTCCACCGGGCGCCCCAAGGGCGTGGTCATCCCGCACTCCAACGTCGTGCGGCTCTTCGAGACGTCCGCCGCGCACTTCGCCTTCGGCCCGGACGACGTGTGGACGCTCTTCCACTCGTACGCCTTCGACTTCTCCGTCTGGGAGTTCTGGGGGCCGCTGCTGCACGGCGGCCGGCTCGTCGTCGTCCCGTACGACACCAGCCGCTCCCCGCGCGACTTCCTGCGGCTGCTGCGGCGCGAGGGCGTCACCGTCCTCAACCAGACGCCCTCCGCCTTCCAGCAGCTCGTCCAGGCCGACCAGGAGGCCGGTGACGAGGACGGCCCACTCGCCCTGCGGTACGTGGTGTTCGGCGGCGAGGCCCTGGAGCCCGCGCATCTGCGCCCCTGGCTGGAGCGGCACGGCGACGAGTCGCCCGCCCTCGTCAACATGTACGGCATCACCGAGACCACCGTGCACGTCACCCACCAGCGCGTCACCCGCGAGCTGATCGAGGACCCGCGCGCCCGCAGCGTCATCGGCACCGCGCTCCCGGACCTTCGGGTGTACGTCCTCGACCACTGCCTCCAGCCGGTTCCGCCCGGTCGGGTGGGCGAGATGTACGTGGCGGGCCCCGGTCTCGCCCTCGGCTACCTCGACCGCCCCGAGCTGACCGCCGAGCGGTTCGTCGCCGACCCCTTCGGCGCGCCCGGCGAGCGGATGTACCGCACCGGCGACCTGGCCCGGCGCGCGGCCGACGGCACCCTGGAGTACGCGGGCCGCTCCGACCAGCAGGTGAAGATCCGCGGCTTCCGGATCGAGCCCGGCGAGATCGAGGCCGCGCTCGTCGGCCACCCGGGCGTGGCCCGGGCCGCCGTGGTGACCCGGGAGACGGAGGGAGCGGCCGACCGGATCCTCGTGGCGTACGCGGTCCCCGCCCCCGGATCGCGTCCGGAACCGGCCGAACTGCGTCGCCATCTGGCCGAGTCGCTGCCCGAGCACATGGTGCCCAGCGCGTGCGTGGTCCTGGACGCGCTGCCCCTGACGGCCAACGGCAAGCTGGACGGCAAGGCCCTGCCCGCCCCCGACTTCGCCGCCGCGGCCACCGGCCGCGCCCCGGCCACCGGGTCCCAGGCGCTGGTGTGCCGCCTCTACGAGGAGCTGCTGCGGCTGCCGGAGGGGACGGTCGGCGCCGACGACAACTTCTTCGACCTCGGCGGGCACTCGCTGCTCGCCACCCGGCTGATGACCCGGCTTCGCGCGGCCACCGGCGCCGAGGTGTCGATGGCCGTCTTCTTCGCCCTGCCGACCCCGGCGGCGCTCGCCACCCACGTCACGTCCGACGGCGGACGACCGGCCCGGCCGACGCTGGTCCGGGCCGAGCG
Protein-coding sequences here:
- a CDS encoding RNA polymerase sigma factor; this encodes MTTTNDAQAPVTTALLPRAQAGDDRAMNDILLHIAPFVGRLCLPIAQSHSSDAAQEAMLAIFRGIRGLREPEAFYGWVRAVTVREAVRTSKRLSQGPTDDLTDRALDGNPLDTVHISDAMDRLPDQHRQVLMLRAVYGMNEEEMAATLALPVGTVRSRLHRARRNFQDAWHQQSA
- a CDS encoding condensation domain-containing protein, with translation MQRKLCPVETIYVAQRSRAVLSCTVRGDLDEELFAAAFAAKVAEHPSLRCRIAVEDGAHVLQPMAADELPRLLVRDGGPDSFTEEFNTPLPVGGPLVRAVLLRGGDEHTVMLSVDHTITDGHSAIALQNALWDAYTALAGELPDGAAEYGEQWPSPISELLPPVSAQEAEEYLARRVERTRQAPVVCLPYEAVGTEREPGQPELAVQRVLLEPDDTARLLRFAKAEGVSVHGLIASAALTAVRHRLGGEPGARTLGCLSPVDLRSRLTPPLDREVMVPAVTSCLDVLEVAHDADPLTLARQVTENLHAAIERGDFLQELHLLPKVPQHPALLATSVIVTNMGRVSGPVTPDGLEVTDVRLAPAREHYFPEAGRGPVMACVVSFDGRLGIELPYSAGCFTHEQVDELRAALHTNLLAFAAHRDDAEDTVTVPA